From Topomyia yanbarensis strain Yona2022 chromosome 1, ASM3024719v1, whole genome shotgun sequence, one genomic window encodes:
- the LOC131677300 gene encoding glutathione S-transferase 1 isoform X1, which produces MDFYYLPGSAPCRAVQMTAAAVGVELNLKLTDLMAGEHLKPEFLKLNPQHCIPTLVDNGFSLWESRAIQAYLVEKYGKDDKLYPKDPQKRALVNQRLYFDMGTLYQRFGDYWYPQLFAKQPANEDNRKKMEEAVGFLNTFLEGQQYAAGDELTIADLSLAASAATYEVAGFDFSKYPNVQSWLERCKKNAPGYELNQAGADEFKAKFMSGV; this is translated from the exons ATGGATTTCTACTATCTGCCAGGATCTGCACCGTGCCGAGCCGTTCAAATGACGGCCGCAGCCGTTGGCGTCGAGCTGAACCTGAAGCTTACCGACCTGATGGCCGGGGAGCATCTCAAGCCGGAATTCCTTAAG CTCAACCCGCAGCACTGCATCCCAACCCTGGTCGACAATGGGTTTTCCCTCTGGGAATCCCGTGCCATCCAGGCCTATCTGGTGGAAAAGTACGGCAAGGATGACAAACTGTACCCGAAGGACCCACAGAAGCGTGCCCTGGTCAACCAACGGCTGTACTTCGATATGGGAACACTGTACCAGCGCTTCGGGGACTACTGGTACCCGCAGCTGTTCGCTAAGCAACCGGCCAACGAGGACAACCggaagaagatggaggaagcggTTGGATTTTTGAACACCTTCCTCGAGGGTCAACAGTATGCCGCCGGCGACGAGCTTACCATTGCCGATCTGAGTCTGGCCGCTTCGGCTGCCACCTACGAGGTGGCCGGGTTCGATTTTTCCAAGTACCCGAACGTGCAGAGTTGGCTGGAACGGTGCAAGAAGAATGCTCCCGGCTACGAGCTGAACCAGGCCGGTGCCGATGAGTTTAAGGCCAAGTTTATGTCAGGGGTTTAG
- the LOC131677300 gene encoding glutathione S-transferase 1 isoform X3 produces MDFYYLPGSAPCRAVQMTAAAVGVELNLKLTDLMAGEHLKPEFLKINPQHTIPTLVDNGFSLWESRAIMCYLVEKYGKDDSLYPKDPVKRARVNQRLYFDMGTLYQRFGDFVYPQVFAKQPPNAENEKKMLEAIEFLDKFLEGAKYVAGGDSLTIADLSILATVSSFEVAKVDLSKYPNVAAWYERLSEEAPGTEINKAGLEEFKKFF; encoded by the exons ATGGATTTCTACTATCTGCCAGGATCTGCACCGTGCCGAGCCGTTCAAATGACGGCCGCAGCCGTTGGCGTCGAGCTGAACCTGAAGCTTACCGACCTGATGGCCGGGGAGCATCTCAAGCCGGAATTCCTTAAG ATCAACCCGCAACACACCATCCCTACCCTGGTGGACAACGGATTTTCACTGTGGGAATCCCGTGCCATCATGTGCTACCTGGTGGAGAAGTACGGCAAGGATGATTCCCTCTACCCGAAGGACCCCGTGAAGCGTGCCCGGGTCAACCAGCGGTTGTACTTCGATATGGGAACGCTGTATCAGCGGTTCGGTGATTTCGTCTACCCGCAGGTTTTCGCCAAGCAGCCTCCGAATGCGGAAAACGAAAAGAAAATGCTGGAAGCGATCGAGTTTCTGGATAAGTTCCTCGAGGGGGCCAAGTATGTGGCTGGTGGCGACTCCCTTACGATTGCAGATCTGAGCATTCTGGCTACGGTATCCTCGTTCGAGGTCGCAAAGGTTGACCTAAGCAAATATCCGAATGTGGCCGCTTGGTACGAACGGCTCAGCGAGGAAGCTCCCGGTACCGAGATCAACAAGGCTGGCCTTGAGGAGTTCAAGAAGTTTTTCTGA
- the LOC131677301 gene encoding glutathione S-transferase 1-like, with product MLVRSKRTRITFLSVLKINPQHCVPTLVDSGFSLWESRAIMIYLVDKYGKNDQLYPKDPQKRALVNQRLYFDMGTLYQRFGDYYYPQIFEGATANPANYDKIGEALQFLNKFLEGQHFIAGGDVLTLADLSVLASLTTFEVAGYDFSAFKNVKDWYDRIQKLAPGADTNRTWAEAARPLFNKVRKP from the coding sequence ATGTTAGTACGTTCGAAAAGAACGCGTATCACATTTTTGTCTGTTTTAAAGATCAATCCTCAGCACTGCGTGCCAACTCTGGTAGACAGTGGTTTTTCTCTGTGGGAGTCTCGTGCCATCATGATCTATCTGGTAGACAAGTATGGAAAGAACGACCAGCTGTATCCGAAGGATCCGCAAAAGCGGGCACTGGTTAATCAGCGTCTGTACTTTGATATGGGAACACTGTACCAACGCTTCGGAGATTACTACTATCCACAGATCTTCGAAGGTGCTACGGCGAATCCCGCCAACTACGACAAGATTGGCGAAGCTCTGCAATTCTTAAACAAGTTCCTTGAAGGTCAACACTTTATAGCCGGAGGGGATGTCCTAACCCTAGCGGATTTAAGCGTCCTAGCTTCGTTGACTACGTTCGAGGTCGCCGGTTACGATTTTTCAgcttttaaaaatgttaaagaTTGGTACGATAGAATTCAAAAACTTGCTCCGGGTGCGGATACCAACCGCACTTGGGCGGAAGCCGCCCGACCGCTTTTCAATAAAGTGCGAAAACCTTGA
- the LOC131677300 gene encoding glutathione S-transferase 1 isoform X2 has protein sequence MDFYYLPGSAPCRAVQMTAAAVGVELNLKLTDLMAGEHLKPEFLKINPQHTIPTLVDNGVTLWESRVIMCYLVEKYGKKDDPLHPKDPQKRALVNQRLYFDLGTLYQPFAEYFFPQVFAKQPPNADKLKEMLEALELLDKFLDGAKYVAGDSLTIADLSILTTVSSYEVAKVDLSKYSNVVSWYERLSEEAPGAEIQKAGLQIFKNFVAQ, from the exons ATGGATTTCTACTATCTGCCAGGATCTGCACCGTGCCGAGCCGTTCAAATGACGGCCGCAGCCGTTGGCGTCGAGCTGAACCTGAAGCTTACCGACCTGATGGCCGGGGAGCATCTCAAGCCGGAATTCCTTAAG ATCAACCCACAGCACACCATCCCTACCCTGGTGGACAACGGGGTTACACTGTGGGAGTCACGTGTCATCATGTGCTACCTGGTGGAGAAGTACGGCAAAAAGGATGACCCACTCCACCCGAAGGATCCTCAGAAGCGTGCCCTGGTCAATCAGCGGTTGTACTTCGACCTTGGAACCCTGTACCAACCGTTCGCCGAATACTTCTTCCCGCAGGTGTTCGCCAAACAGCCCCCGAATGCGGATAAATTGAAGGAGATGTTGGAGGCCCTTGAGTTGCTGGATAAGTTCCTCGATGGGGCCAAGTACGTGGCTGGTGATTCTCTGACGATCGCAGATCTGAGCATCCTGACTACGGTGTCCAGCTATGAAGTCGCGAAAGTTGACCTGAGCAAATACTCGAATGTGGTCAGTTGGTACGAACGGCTCAGCGAGGAAGCTCCCGGTGCCGAGATCCAAAAGGCTGGCCTTCAGATATTCAAGAACTTTGTCGCACAGTAG